A stretch of DNA from Pseudomonas sp. HN11:
CTGTTACTGGCCACCTTCGAAGGCCAACCGCCCGAAGCCTTGTTGGCGGGCAGCGGCATCAGCCTGGCCGACCTGCGCCAGGCCGACACCTGCATCACCACCCACCAGGAAATGCAGGTGTGCGCCAATGCGGTGGCCCTGCGCAGGGAGATTGGCCTGGAGGTGGGCCAGCGCATGCATGTGTCGTCCTATGGTCTGCTCGGCTACGCCCTGCTCACCAGTGCCACTTTCGGTGACGCTTTGCGCCTGGCCCTGCGCTACCCGGCGTTGTTGGGAACACTGTTCGATTTGAACATTGAAGAGGACGGGCAGCGCATCTGGTTCACCGCCAGCGATTATCGGGAAGCACCGGCGCTGGCCCGATTCAATATCGAATTTTGCCTGGTATCGCTGAAGGTGATCTGCGATGACCTGCTCGGCCACCGCTTGCCCTTGCTGGGTGCGCGATTTGCCTACCCGGCGCCGGATTACCAGGCCCGATACGCCGAACACTTCGACTGCCCGCTGCAATTTGCAGCAACGAGCAATGGATTTGCGTTCGACAAGCGCTGGCTGCAACAACCACT
This window harbors:
- a CDS encoding AraC family transcriptional regulator, with the translated sequence MLHSHLTTLNAVSLLLATFEGQPPEALLAGSGISLADLRQADTCITTHQEMQVCANAVALRREIGLEVGQRMHVSSYGLLGYALLTSATFGDALRLALRYPALLGTLFDLNIEEDGQRIWFTASDYREAPALARFNIEFCLVSLKVICDDLLGHRLPLLGARFAYPAPDYQARYAEHFDCPLQFAATSNGFAFDKRWLQQPLPLADAITHCAVTERCRKQNTEFTGRQTWLNRVRQLLATQLHAAPGVDGLAVQMNCSPRTLRRHLHDLGCSYQELLDELRFEQAKQWLAQDQLPIHRIAELLGFSETASFRHAFVRWSGVAPSQFRA